GTATGCAGAGGACTGATCATTGAACGTGACCATGTTTACTAGCCGTGTACGGTATGCATTTCAAATAAGGCTTGCTAGATGCGACACTGATGACTAAACGTAGTATTTACCTGTACAAACTTTGCCTTCATGGTGTTTGAATAATGAACAGTATTAAAGCATTAATATAattcttgttatttttttatttttaaggtataaaggaaatgaatttaaataaataacatttttgacagATATATAAGATCCTTATAGTATTCATATCGTAACTTAAGATCactttatgttgttgtttcataAATAACATGACTGCCCGGCCGTTCTTCAAAGAGTAAATAAAATCTCTTTTTGGTCATTGCTATCGTACTTTTGCTCAAGGTTAAAATTTCTTTGGACCGTAAAAATGACCTTATTGCATAAGTCATCATGCCACACAGCGCTTCGATTGTCTAGACAGACCGATGGAATTGCCGTGTTGTATACTTTAATGTACTCAAAATAAAGTATAGTTTTTCTTCCGATACATGATAGCAAGCCAGAGATCATACGATCCCTGTGTATTGCAGTTCCGCCAAGAATTTTGTCGTAAATGATCGTTTCTGTTCGGGCAACCCGATATGGTGAAATGCGAAAAAGTGCAAAGAAACAAGTGACACATTGTTTGTCACGCGCCGGACATTTTTCAAGGCGTTTTGTTGTGTCTATTGAGCGATACTAGCAACATATCTAAGTATCTCCGACATATAATATGAAGTGAGTTCAATATTATGTTCTCTACTGGTCGGTGATGCTGTCGTATATTTTGTGCAGTGATGCATGTATAGAGAGAAATAGCAATCAAGCGGAAATGCCGTTCGCATCCAGTCTCGAGGGTTGCATTCTGTCGTCATTCGAAATATGTGCCCAACATTGTATGCATAAGGAGCCGATAGTTgatcacaacaacaaatcaacaaaaggCGTTATGTTATTCGTACAAACTGCTGCCAGCCAAGCCACGTCCGCCCACTGGGCTTATCATCGTAAATTCACGccacataaaaaatgaatacgGGCCGAAGCATAAATTTGCCAATCTTTGCTCACACTCTTTCGCTAATGAGTGGACTTTGACTTTATGGGTTATTAATGTGACTTTATGGGTTATCAGTGTTTGACAAAAAGGTCCAAGTAGCAAAGCGAGCGTTATCAGAAATTGGTAATTGGTAGGGCGAGGTGAGGGATTGTTGTATTCTCATAActcaacataaaataaaattcaattattacacCTAAAAACTATTGTGgtcattaaaacaatattcgCATAACATACCAAGTACCATACAATACTGAACTGTCTTAGTTCAGTCTTAGTAAGTAGTATAGTTCAccttttcgctttcgttaTTGCTGGATAAGCAATTGTAATAATGGAACGATCAAACAGAACCATAATTTAGTTGATCATATGCCTTACTGTCTAATTCTGTTGCGACGACCCGTCGTGCATAATTGTATACAAATGGAGTTTTGTCATTCGGAAATGCAGATCCTTACAGTGTGCTCTCATCAGTTTTTCGATGAGTGTTATATGTGACTGAAGCAGATCCCTAAAGGTTTCTGCTGCATTTTCAGTTAATTTAAATGTTCCTTTCGACGATTTATATCATTAGCAGTTTTCGCAATGATTTTTTCATCTGCCCAAATTGCCATTTTATGACAGTTCCGTTCGAGGCGAATGGGTTTAGATGGGAGAAGGAACCAGGAGCAATCCACAAAAAGTGTGAATACGCTTCCTGACACAATTGATTGATGCCAATTGTACTTAGGGTGATGGTTTTTGTAGTTATTTACTTTTTCAACTAGTCGTAGATTTGCTAATGGATGCGCGCTGACGGGAATGTACGGCACGAACGGCAAGGTAATGTCAGTGCTTAACAATTATGGAGTGATTACGAAGTTGATTGTTGCTGATGTTCGATTTATGGTGGCTATTATGTTTTCTATAGGATCGTTTCAATGTGTAATATCACTATACATAGGCTGCGATTTATAATTCCATATGACTTTGTAAATACCCAGGGCATTAAGCTGTTCGAGATGATTGTGGTTTAcaaatttttttatatacccACTAAAAACTTAAATAGGTTTTCATTGAGTCCGGTATGTATTTCCATTTCAATATAACAAACTCATTTAAAAATACTGTGCATACAGTATTTCGTAATATACATTtgctcattttttaaattaaaatggtcAAACTGAATGAGCGCCGGAAATGGGTGAATCGATCATCTAATTTGGCGACGTAACGCGCTTTACAATGCACTCCGAAGCCAATCTCAATGTCATTCCTTTCAATATACAACCTGTTTCTCCTAATTACATGAATCAGCCTTGGGCCTTGAAGTTTGTGCGTGCCGAAGTGCTAtaggaaagcaaataaaagaatCCCACCACCACGAGTCGCACAAATTTACCTCGACATTTCAGGTCGATCGGTTTTCGCGCGTACGCTTTCCCAAGGGGTGCCGATCGCATTGGGTGGGAGATCGATTTCACAAAATCAAAATCGATGCAATTGTTATTGAAACCACGTGTATTGCAAGTAACTTCCCACAcctctttttttattcgaaagTTATTGTTATTGGCTAAGGCTAAAGGGCCAGGTTgtattgcttataactaaTGGTAGCTTAATGTAatatacaattcacattcgtttgaagacatttccttctgcaaacagtgaaaggacATCTTATCTCGGGGGTACTCAGCAAATCCAAACTTTTCGTAATCGCTATATAAATTCTACTCGTGAGTAACGGAGCGTTACTGCAGGGTAGGTATAGGTTTTTTTCAATgagaaagttaaaaaaaaaaaaacttccaatgCATTTGTGCTACGTTAGCTCGGTCGTCAAACTCTGCATACAAACTAGATTGTTGTCGTTTTTGGTGGTCGTACAAATCTAAGCTTACTTGGATGATATGAATATGATTTGGTTTAAGATAAATTTACGTTTATTGCTAAATGTTCTGCAACAGGCTCGAACAAAAGCTTTCGTGGAAGAATATGCCGATTCTAATTTTAATACTGCCTAAAGTAAATACTGCCTTGAAATTCTacaatattttagaaaattgtttaattcatGTCAAAACTTTAAACTACATAATTCATACCATAATTTACACCATAATACATGGTGGATatacaaaatgaatgaatcgcATAGGCAGTGCTATACGATAAGGAACGATGGTATATTTTCACGAATCATTCATAGCGACAAGCGAGTTAGACTATTCTGCTCAGTAATAATTCTTCGAAATTCAATCGATTATTGGCGAATTCAATTGTTTGCTGTGAAACGTATAGTACATAGATATTTTCATTCGTTGTTACATATTTCTGCTCAATTCAAAAACAGGTAAGTTTGCTAGAGAAATTCACATTCATACTTAAACGAATTAATCAGCTTTGCTGTTGGTTTTAGTCAATGTCAGAACCGGTACGGTCAAACTTAGAATGGACGGCAAGATAGGCCACCCCACCCGAAGAGACGCCCGCAGCCCGGAAGGCTCGGTTGAACCGCAAGCGACAAGCAGAATACCGTCGTCGCCGCCGGGACAACAATTCTACAGTTCATGGTACATGGCGTGAACCTCCGAATTTGCGTATGCCATGAAATTTGCTTTGCGTAGCCCTGCAACCGGGCCGATTAGCTAGTGTGTATCAAAAAGCAGATATTTGAAATCCAATGCCATCGATTGAGTATTAATGTGTATCAAAAAGTAGATATTTGAAATCCAATGCCATCGATTTGAAATGATCTCCAACAACATTACACACGTTACACTCCTTCTGCTGTAcgaatatgttttattttgttttttggtttgggcgaggcttctttgtttttttttgcatcagaAAACCGAAATCGTAAAAGACGATGTACGAGCATCTAGGGCAGGAAGGTACCTACAATTGCGGAGTGCAGTAGTGAATGAGTAAATGCAGTTACtcgttctcgttttttttttcttttttagtaGAAGGTATTCCATGAGTTAACTCAACACATAAACTGTTACGAATGGAACACAGTTCAAATGATGTGCGAAATTAAGCAATGCTTAGCCCTGGTACCCGGGCTCTAACGTGCAATTGTACCGATTATAATACCTGACTCGAAAGATATTCCAATGTTATAACCCAACCAAACGGGCATCTAATAGCTGTGCAATGTTAACTGTGAACTTCAATTTAAAGTTTTCGATACAGTGCCGCTCTCACGATTTCCGATGTTGTATGATTTTGGCACACGGATATGAGCTATTCGGCAAGGGGATCAAGTTGCTGTTAACATTCTTCATCTTCTCTTCTTTACAAgcataacaacctcaagaggactaagcctgccatttctggctattatttgactttttttctGGCCATTTCTGGCCTTCTTTTTTTGCGATATTGCCAGGCCTGTGCACGGAAGATTGGTCCACCTGGAATTTTATACCGATcctatcgtgtgaagacccgcgtcactaccaatacaccaccgttCCGTTAAACCTATTAAACTTGTGGGACGAAAATAATACGAggaaatttttcctttttgtataaaaatagaTTTAGACGAGATAAGAGATTTGGAGATGATAAATAGATGAAATTTAGCATTTAACACCCcaattatgtaaatatttttttacataaacgCACATTTCTATGTCATCATTTACCTTTTCTCTTCATTTCCATCAGCTCTTTCCATCACTTGTTGCTAGACCAAATTCCCACCAAGTCGGTTTGGGTTGGTCTTCCGGCATAAAAATCATCCGGAAACCGTTTTAAAAACGTCGTTCATAGTTCGTTTCCCACAAACTCCGGCTGTAAATGTTAAAATGAAAAGCTGTAAACTAATGTTTGAACGTATGACACGCGAGTTTTTGTTAATGAAGGAACGCACGCAAAATTTTCTCATTATCGAAACACTCCCAAGTAGTTattgtattaattttaaaagatATTGAGCCCTTTAAGCACAAGACGtgataaaaatattgtatCAGCAATCAATACAAATATATTTCAGGATATGAGTTATGAAACTCAATTATAGCGCGCTCCACTACTCAGACACGAGAGAAAAAACTTCAATTGAGCGGGGAATATTTTAGACGTAATCAATTGTGCAGAGATGAAACACGTGGAAGAtaaggattattttttttattgaaatcgtAGCCTTGTTGTGATACCGGAACGCTTAAAAAGTGCGCCAAATATAAAACTTAACCATACAGTTACCACTTTTGGCTCTCTCGTTTCTGAACCATGGATGTTGATGGAAAACCATGGTAAGCGCATAATACCTcctttgtttgccttttaaGGCACTGAAAAACGGTGGATAATGTCATCACGAGCAAAAATGCGGAGCTTCACGTAGATCATGGAACATCAGCCATGTCGGCCATCGTGAGCGcttgttaattaattattaatttatgcttGCTCTGTATACCTTTTCATTTTATGGGTTAGTAGTGCAAACAGGTCGCCAACAGGGTTGTAAAAATATGCTTTTGCTTGTCTTTTTGAGTCGATCGCAAACCACCGCGAgttataagtttttttttttggtttaaatggATGTATACGTACAACTTCTCTAAATCTAATTTTTAATGTAGTTTAATGtagaaacgatgaaaatttacattttacattacTTTGAAATAAACTCATGTTTCGATACATTGATCTTTTCCTAGATATTAGTTCGATTGTTTccttacaagaaaaaaaaacataagcttATCCGTTATAAACGACTGCCTcgtaattagttttttttataatcgaAATTGGTTACAAGATCATCCAACACACCGGCCGATCGTACGTTACGTTTAAGATAAACTACGCAAATTGAACGGCGTTACAAAAgtggttaattttattttattattctgtCCGGTGGGGTATGGTGGGGTATGCTCAGGTATGTTTCAGCTGCCCTATTGGATAGTATACCATGGAGCTGTAAAACGTACCATGCGTAAAAAGCTGTGTTTAGTTAAAACCATTTACCCTTTCCATTACCAGTGTGGTTTATACAAACAAACCTTGtcagtttcattttcttaCATAACATATAGTTAACGTTTGTATTCTTTTATGCTACCTGATGCCAATTTGTTTGGTAAAGCTTACATGCTTTTCCGCGCTTTTCGCTCATAAACAAATCAAGCACCCACCAGCATGGAGACAAAATTTTTGTCTCAGTAACTCAGAACTCTGTTAGGGGTCATTCAAGATTTCAACATTCAAAAATGTCtcagtgtgcgaaagagacttGACACAATATGTGAAGAGGCTATGGTTGTTACGACAAAGCTAACCTTGTGAATCCGCTAtcacaaaaaagggacaaaacaAATGACCAATGTATGTCCATTAAGTTACCTTCAAGAAAGGGGCTATACTTCGCAAGCATATAAATACTAGTGTTTGCAATGCGAACAAACAATGAATTTCCATACTGTTTTTTTACTCTTCCGTCCGAATGGTGTTCTTCTTTAAAAAAGCGACTTATGTGAAcaggaaaatatttaaaaacatagtCGCTCATCTAATGAGCTATGTTTTACCAGAGTCTGTCTATTAATACTGCATAATTGATCAGTAAAGGGTTGATAGCAAAGAACAAGCGTTCAGtttgttcataaataaaataaagaaacctAACTTCACCGTAGAACCCGCACACCAGCCGTATGTGGACAAAAGGTATAAAAATTATCACATTGAAACCGGTTCGGTAAGAAAGTCGTCGCACAAGCacagtgataaaataaaccaacaatcGGCTAAAGGCTTACACGTTCTTGGCCAAGCGCAAGGTCATAAAGGACAAGGCCGTCAAAAGCGCGATGTAATTAAGTAGAAGCTTAAACTGTTTTACCAGCAGCAGTAAACATTTCCTCATTTCTCTCCTTTTTCTCCGCCTCTAGATGGAGAACTCGAAGCAGAATGGCTTAATTCGGCAGGATTTCCACAGCTAACCAAAGCATTTGAAGAAGTAAGTGTGTACGACCCttttctatttattatttactttaatAAAGCAATCATAGATGGTTTTACATGCTTTAGCTTTAGCACCGAAATGGTCGACCCACATAAAAAATAGCATCTAGAACATCTAGAACCTCAAGATCAACAATAGCAGCAACAACTCCAACAATGACACAACCCACAATCACAACCGAACATGGCCGGGCTAAGGCAAAAGACAAGGAGGAAATTCCTTAAGAAATTTATATTATGCAGCTGATAAGACTTCGAAGATCCgtcttaattaaaaatatataaaactaCCACTCTTGTCAGCGTTTGCTAATATTATCTTCATTTCTCTCTCTTAATCTATGACAGGGTCGCGAGCTGCCAGCGACAGAATTAGCTCCGGTCATCTGTGGTCTATCGAGCATGCACGCGGAAGCGGTAAAGCAGCGCGTGAAGGCGCTCAATCGCACGGTACGTGGACGCACACGCAACCGATCGACGAAGAAGCCGGACATTCGGGACGTATTTCGGGATCAAGATTCTTCCAGCACGGGCACCCGTTCACGCAGTGCCACACCCGACTCGCTTGACTCGTTACCAGGAGACGATACTTGGAATACGCCATCGAGCAATGGGCATCACCCTCACATACCAGGCTTTGTTTCCATATTTGATGGTTATGGTGTTGTTCGCCCGACCCCTATCCGTGGCAAACAAAATCTCCGCCGCACACCCAGTGCACCATTACGTGGTTCCGCGGAACTGTTCCGTGGCTCGCACATTCGATGCGACATCCCAATTCACAACGGTGGGTTGAGACTAGCTAAGGTGTTGTTGTAGAATCAAGATATATAATGTTGATATAATCTTTTTCTTTGATTACATTTGCAGAGGGCATTGAATTGCTTAACTTCCAAAGACTGGGAACGATTCACATACCAAGGATTCGATCCGGTTCGGATCCATCATTTACGATCGGGTATGACAAATTTCTCAATCATAATACATTTCTCCATACTTAACAAACTTCTACTATTTGCATGCAAAGACCCCACGCTGGTCAACACATTTCCGGCACGCGAAGCCACTCCAACCTATACAACGGCACGTCCGTTGTCCGTCGGGACAATGACGACTCTGGCAACTCGTCCTCTGAACAGAGCCCGCCGAGCTCGCCGCCACGCAACAGTCTACTAAACTCAGTGGAGAACTCACCGCTTCGCTCGTCATACGAACCGGTCAGCTTCGAGAGCATGATTAAGCAAACGATCCCTTCGGCCGCGGACCAGTGGCAACAGCTGCCGGAAAGTTCCCGTGAACCTTGCCTCGACATCGACCAGATATCGGAAGGTGAGCAGAAGCGATTACAACCGCTGCTGTGGCTCGAATTGGCCTCACTTTTTGACAAAAATCACGTGTCACTCGACAAGCGGAAACCTttcaaacgaaagcgaaaagagGAAGGCAATGTGTTTGGCGTATCGCTGAATGCACTTGTTCGGCGTGATCAACAGGTCACTGGAGAGGATACAGCCTTGGTGCCACTAGTACTGCAGGCCATATTGGCTGAGCTAGGTGTGCGTGGTGCTAGAGAAGAAGGCATTTTACGAGTACCAGGCCACAAGCAGAAGGTAGGTGTGGCGCTGGGCAGAGCAAAACAAGAATAATTTAATACATATTTTCTTCACTAGATCGAAGCACTGTACAATGAAattgaacataatttttattgcaagcCAGAAAAGATCAATCCACTGATCAAGAAGGCAGGTGTGCATGATCTCAGTGCACTCTTGAAGCGTTGGTTAAGAGAGCTACCCCAGCCACTGTTGGCTAATGATCTGGTACACCTTTTTTATCAAACGAATGGTAAGTATTAGCGAATTTAAACACGAATAAGTCCACACCGGAAATTGAGCtattttgttccgttttagTTTTACCTCCACACGATCAGTATAAGGCACTAGCTGTACTTTGTCAGCTATTACCACACGAAAATCGCAACACATTGCGTGAACTGCTAAATTTCTTCCGTCGAGTTGTCGAGTTCCAAGCATTGAACAAAATGTCCCAACAGAACGTGGCAACGATCATTGCACCTTCATTATTTCCTCCAAGGTAAGCAAGGAAACTGTTCCAGATTTAATTCCCCTCTGTCAAACTACcaacttttatgttttgttgaagaTTTGTTCATCCAGCGGATAAGAATGATATTGGGGCGCAAGTACGCATGGCAGCCCAGTGTTGCCATCTAACTAACGTGTTGATAACTATGACAGACTGCTTATGGTTGGTGCCTCAACGTCTGATTGAACAAGGCAAGATGATTAATAAAAACGGACAGGTAAGTTTATAACTTTCCAATACATCCAAGCACAACCTaacctaccaataccttgtatTCCATCCTTTTGCACTAGCCTAAGCGTCAGCTAACTCGGAACACCAAAAATGAAAGTATCGTATCGATGAATCGCAGTGACACGAATGGCGATGATTTTGTGTTCGATACCAACCATATTCATCGTTTAGTGATATGATCAGCGTGATTGCAGTAGCGGGCCATCTCCGTTTGGAAACCAGGGATTTACCACCAACAAGCTTTATCTTACcaccaacaacatcaaaaccaAGAACCTAACGCTAAATCACTTACACAGATACTTAGTTATTTAGTTAAACCTTAAGAAGTAGTTGCTGGACGAAGCTTTCAGATAGACAAGGTGCTCTTATCAATCGACCGGTACTAATTTAAATATGTACGTCTGTGTCTTCATTAGACCCATATACCTCATTAGACGATAGGAACAGTGTATTCGGacattttctttatctttatcggtacaacaaccACAAGAGGTCTAACCctgcctgccatttctaacTTTCATTGACTTCATTTACctgtagctggatagtcaatcctgtGTACGGGGAatgggtccggatgggatttggatTGGTTATGTCTGTGAAGACCGTtgtcgctaccaatacaccaccgagctgTCCCATTTCGGACATTTAGGTGCTCTAAATTAAATAACAGTGCAAACAGTGATGCAATCTATGAAAGC
This Anopheles marshallii chromosome 3, idAnoMarsDA_429_01, whole genome shotgun sequence DNA region includes the following protein-coding sequences:
- the LOC128711452 gene encoding rho GTPase-activating protein conundrum, which gives rise to MLSRIGGGHQVQQPSSAPPPPLAIMMASNHHKVSHVVDDLDEYLSEYKLQAPIEPIIHYADGELEAEWLNSAGFPQLTKAFEEGRELPATELAPVICGLSSMHAEAVKQRVKALNRTVRGRTRNRSTKKPDIRDVFRDQDSSSTGTRSRSATPDSLDSLPGDDTWNTPSSNGHHPHIPGFVSIFDGYGVVRPTPIRGKQNLRRTPSAPLRGSAELFRGSHIRCDIPIHNEGIELLNFQRLGTIHIPRIRSGSDPSFTIGPHAGQHISGTRSHSNLYNGTSVVRRDNDDSGNSSSEQSPPSSPPRNSLLNSVENSPLRSSYEPVSFESMIKQTIPSAADQWQQLPESSREPCLDIDQISEGEQKRLQPLLWLELASLFDKNHVSLDKRKPFKRKRKEEGNVFGVSLNALVRRDQQVTGEDTALVPLVLQAILAELGVRGAREEGILRVPGHKQKIEALYNEIEHNFYCKPEKINPLIKKAGVHDLSALLKRWLRELPQPLLANDLVHLFYQTNVLPPHDQYKALAVLCQLLPHENRNTLRELLNFFRRVVEFQALNKMSQQNVATIIAPSLFPPRFVHPADKNDIGAQVRMAAQCCHLTNVLITMTDCLWLVPQRLIEQGKMINKNGQPKRQLTRNTKNESIVSMNRSDTNGDDFVFDTNHIHRLVI